The Pyrenophora tritici-repentis strain M4 chromosome 3, whole genome shotgun sequence genome has a window encoding:
- a CDS encoding ProP, Permease major facilitator superfamily, with translation MWNPWRENLKDTPKESLNWRLWYGVFVFGLMGAARGIDEGLIGTTSELEPFKIKFGLKDKNKSEHEVAELLSNITSMVQMGSILGALLAFFVTDKIGRIWATRQLCLVWVIGITIFLTSSLTGSIGQIYAGRFIAGIGIGQTTVVAPTYLAETAPRAIRGLCVCAFSGSVYLGIMLAYFASWGSSIHISEATDAQWLVPNSMHIMFAGVIFALSWGAKESPRWLIKVGRHEEALKNMAQLRNLPADHPYVLAEIMDINDQLNREREATMGTTWLGPLRELFSSKANLYRIQLSVMSQLLAQWSGANSITIYAPKYFEMMGTTGQNEKLFATAIFGVVKFISSILCALFLIDYLGRKRSLFSGIGLQFTSMLYMAIFLLCDTTVSDKSKPQTSAEKHAAMGAIVMVYISGFGWALGWNSIQYLINSEIYPLRLRALGGSIAMTFHFVNQYGNSKAVPLMFISMTHGGTMMFFSAVTLIGLVWVYFFLPETSGKSLESLDAMFSLPWYLIGRKGAELTKGTGGVSDMLDADGEKAVAMQLEEAPESQHHRHEQKV, from the exons ATGTGGAACCCGTGGCGCGAAAACCTAAAGGATACTCCCAAGGAGAGCCTTAACTGGCGTCTCTGGTATGGAGTTTTTG TATTCGGTCTGATGGGAGCTGCCAGAGGTATTGATGAAGGTCTTATCGGAACCACCTCTGAGCTGGAGCCTTTCAAGATCAAGTTTGGACTCAAAGACAAGAACAAGTCCGAACACGAAGTCGCAGAACTATTGTCAAACATCACGTCCATGGTCCAAATGGGTTCCATCCTGGGCGCTTTGCTTGCCTTTTTCGTCACCGACAAGATCGGTCGTATCTGGGCCACACGACAGCTCTGCCTCGTCTGGGTTATCGGTATCACCATCTTCCTTACCAGCTCTCTCACTGGATCGATTGGACAGATCTACGCTGGTCGCTTCATTgctggtattggtattggACAGACTACCGTCGTTGCTCCCACCTACCTGGCTGAGACCGCACCTAGAGCTATTCGTGGTCTCTGTGTCTGTGCCTTTTCCGGATCCGTGTATCTTGGCATCATGCTTGCTTACTTCGCATCCTGGGGTTCCTCCATCCACATTTCAGAGGCAACGGATGCACAATGGCTCGTTCCCAACAGCATGCACATCATGTTCGCCGGTGTCATCTTCGCACTCTCATGGGGTGCAAAGGAGAGCCCACGTTGGTTGATCAAAGTCGGTCGCCACGAGGAGGCCCTAAAGAACATGGCCCAGCTTCGTAACCTTCCTGCCGACCACCCCTATGTCCTCGCTGAGATCATGGATATCAACGACCAGCTCAACCGCGAGCGTGAGGCTACCATGGGTACGACCTGGCTTGGACCTCTCCGCGAGTTGTTCTCAAGCAAGGCCAACCTCTACCGCATCCAACTCTCGGTCATGTCCCAATTGCTCGCACAATGGTCCGGCGCAAACAGCATTACCATCTATGCTCCCAAGTACTTTGAAATGATGGGCACGACTGGTCAGAACGAGAAGCTCTTTGCCACTGCCATTTTCGGTGTCGTAAAGTTCATCAGTTCCATACTCTGCGCCCTCTTCCTCATCGATTACCTCGGCCGTAAGCGCTCTCTGTTCTCTGGTATTGGTCTACAATTCACATCCATGCTTTACATGGCCATCTTCCTCCTCTGCGACACTACAGTCTCAGACAAGAGCAAGCCCCAAACCTCTGCTGAAAAACACGCCGCCATGGGTGCCATCGTCATGGTCTACATCTCTGGTTTCGGATGGGCTCTAGGATGGAACTCGATCCAGTACCTCATCAACTCTGAAATCTACCCTCTCCGACTCCGTGCTCTGGGTGGTTCCATCGCCATGACATTCCACTTTGTCAATCAGTACGGAAACTCAAAAGCTGTGCCTCTCATGTTCATCTCCATGACTCACGGAGGCACAATGATGTTCTTCTCTGCCGTCACTCTCATCGGTCTTGTCTGGGTCTACTTCTTCCTTCCCGAGACATCTGGAAAGTCGCTCGAATCTCTCGATGCAATGTTCAGTCTGCCCTGGTACCTTATCGGCCGCAAGGGTGCGGAGCTTACAAAGGGCACTGGCGGTGTCTCTGACATGTTGGATGCTGATGGCGAGAAGGCGGTAGCTATGCAACTTGAGGAAGCGCCGGAGTCGCAGCACCACAGGCATGAGCAGAAGGTTTAA